The Primulina eburnea isolate SZY01 chromosome 6, ASM2296580v1, whole genome shotgun sequence genome contains a region encoding:
- the LOC140833706 gene encoding probable polygalacturonase isoform X2, producing MKRLVILLLLLVSIYAVEYNGECETAWPLTPRPHSVSVSEFGAVGDGRTLNTLAFQNAIFYLKSFVDKGGAQLYVPEGRWLIGCINLTSHLTLFLEKDAIILGAQDYSQWGVVGPLPSYGGGLEVPGRYRSLITGQNLTDVVITGNNGTIDGQGLVWWEQMKERSSNHSRPHLIEFIGSTNVFISNLTFLNAPASNIHPTYCSYLRVQNITIYSPPDSPYTSGIVPDSSKHICIENCNISMGYDAIALKSGWDEYGIAYGKPTTKVHIREVHLTASSGSGIAFGSEMSGGISNILVEHIHILDSLSGIQLKTARGRGGYIKNIKISDVFMENLKEGIEATGHYDSHPDKNFDPDALPVVSEISVKDVVGVNVTTVGNFSGIDEFPFTSICLSNISFSFTSDDPSLRWLCSNVIGSSINVSPEPCSELQNPFSNSSSDCFFLHSYLTSHVADL from the exons ATGAAGAGGCTTGTAA TACTTCTTTTGCTCCTGGTATCGATTTATGCTGTAGAGTACAATGGAGAATGTGAGACTGCCTGGCCATTAACTCCCAGACCTCACAGTGTTTCTGTTTCCGAATTTGGGGCAGTTGGAGATGGGCGAACTTTGAACACTTTAGCATTTCAGAATGCCATTTTCTATCTCAAGTCCTTTGTAGACAAGGGTGGTGCGCAGCTATATGTTCCGGAAGGCAGGTGGCTTATCGGATGCATCAATCTTACTAGCCATCTTACCCTATTCCTTGAAAAAGATGCCATCATTCTTGGTGCTCAG GATTACAGTCAGTGGGGTGTCGTTGGACCACTGCCTTCTTATGGTGGAGGCCTCGAGGTACCTGGTAGGTATCGCAGCTTGATCACTGGGCAGAATTTAACTGATGTGGTTATAACAG GCAATAATGGAACTATTGATGGTCAGGGTTTGGTTTGGTGGGAACAGATGAAAGAACGTTCCTCAAATCACAGTCGACCACATTTAATAGAATTCATTGGCTCCACCAATGTTTTTATATCGAACTTAACCTTCTTGAATGCACCTGCTTCGAACATACACCCTACTTATTGCAG CTACTTGCGAGTCCAGAACATAACCATATATTCTCCACCTGACTCTCCATATACTAGCGGAATAGTTCCAG ATTCTTCCAAGCATATTTGCATTGAGAACTGCAACATTAGCATGGGATATGATGCAATTGCTCTTAAAAGTGGTTGGGATGAGTATGGCATTGCATATGGCAAACCAACCACCAAAGTTCACATTCGAGAGGTTCACCTGACAGCTTCTTCGGGATCGGGAATAGCATTTGGCAGTGAAATGTCTGGTGGCATTTCGAATATTCTAGTCGAGCACATTCATATACTTGATTCATTATCCGGCATTCAGCTAAAGACAGCGAGAGGAAGGGGTGGCTatatcaaaaacataaaaatatcagATGTTTTCATGGAAAATTTGAAGGAAGGAATCGAAGCTACAGGTCATTATGATTCTCATCCAGATAAAAATTTTGATCCGGATGCTCTTCCAGTGGTTAGTGAAATCTCAGTTAAGGACGTAGTTGGCGTAAATGTTACCACAGTTGGTAATTTTTCAGGAATTGATGAATTTCCGTTCACTTCTATATGTCTGtcaaatatttcattttctttCACTTCCGATGATCCATCTTTACGGTGGTTGTGCTCCAATGTCATTGGTTCATCTATTAATGTATCACCTGAACCTTGTTCTGAACTCCAAAACCCGTTTTCCAATTCATCCTCAGATTGTTTCTTCTTGCACTCATATCTGACCAGTCATGTTGCAGACTTGTAA
- the LOC140833706 gene encoding probable polygalacturonase isoform X1, with product MKRLAVLLLLLVSIYAVEYNGECETAWPLTPRPHSVSVSEFGAVGDGRTLNTLAFQNAIFYLKSFVDKGGAQLYVPEGRWLIGCINLTSHLTLFLEKDAIILGAQDYSQWGVVGPLPSYGGGLEVPGRYRSLITGQNLTDVVITGNNGTIDGQGLVWWEQMKERSSNHSRPHLIEFIGSTNVFISNLTFLNAPASNIHPTYCSYLRVQNITIYSPPDSPYTSGIVPDSSKHICIENCNISMGYDAIALKSGWDEYGIAYGKPTTKVHIREVHLTASSGSGIAFGSEMSGGISNILVEHIHILDSLSGIQLKTARGRGGYIKNIKISDVFMENLKEGIEATGHYDSHPDKNFDPDALPVVSEISVKDVVGVNVTTVGNFSGIDEFPFTSICLSNISFSFTSDDPSLRWLCSNVIGSSINVSPEPCSELQNPFSNSSSDCFFLHSYLTSHVADL from the exons ATGAAGAGGCTT GCAGTACTTCTTTTGCTCCTGGTATCGATTTATGCTGTAGAGTACAATGGAGAATGTGAGACTGCCTGGCCATTAACTCCCAGACCTCACAGTGTTTCTGTTTCCGAATTTGGGGCAGTTGGAGATGGGCGAACTTTGAACACTTTAGCATTTCAGAATGCCATTTTCTATCTCAAGTCCTTTGTAGACAAGGGTGGTGCGCAGCTATATGTTCCGGAAGGCAGGTGGCTTATCGGATGCATCAATCTTACTAGCCATCTTACCCTATTCCTTGAAAAAGATGCCATCATTCTTGGTGCTCAG GATTACAGTCAGTGGGGTGTCGTTGGACCACTGCCTTCTTATGGTGGAGGCCTCGAGGTACCTGGTAGGTATCGCAGCTTGATCACTGGGCAGAATTTAACTGATGTGGTTATAACAG GCAATAATGGAACTATTGATGGTCAGGGTTTGGTTTGGTGGGAACAGATGAAAGAACGTTCCTCAAATCACAGTCGACCACATTTAATAGAATTCATTGGCTCCACCAATGTTTTTATATCGAACTTAACCTTCTTGAATGCACCTGCTTCGAACATACACCCTACTTATTGCAG CTACTTGCGAGTCCAGAACATAACCATATATTCTCCACCTGACTCTCCATATACTAGCGGAATAGTTCCAG ATTCTTCCAAGCATATTTGCATTGAGAACTGCAACATTAGCATGGGATATGATGCAATTGCTCTTAAAAGTGGTTGGGATGAGTATGGCATTGCATATGGCAAACCAACCACCAAAGTTCACATTCGAGAGGTTCACCTGACAGCTTCTTCGGGATCGGGAATAGCATTTGGCAGTGAAATGTCTGGTGGCATTTCGAATATTCTAGTCGAGCACATTCATATACTTGATTCATTATCCGGCATTCAGCTAAAGACAGCGAGAGGAAGGGGTGGCTatatcaaaaacataaaaatatcagATGTTTTCATGGAAAATTTGAAGGAAGGAATCGAAGCTACAGGTCATTATGATTCTCATCCAGATAAAAATTTTGATCCGGATGCTCTTCCAGTGGTTAGTGAAATCTCAGTTAAGGACGTAGTTGGCGTAAATGTTACCACAGTTGGTAATTTTTCAGGAATTGATGAATTTCCGTTCACTTCTATATGTCTGtcaaatatttcattttctttCACTTCCGATGATCCATCTTTACGGTGGTTGTGCTCCAATGTCATTGGTTCATCTATTAATGTATCACCTGAACCTTGTTCTGAACTCCAAAACCCGTTTTCCAATTCATCCTCAGATTGTTTCTTCTTGCACTCATATCTGACCAGTCATGTTGCAGACTTGTAA
- the LOC140833708 gene encoding kinesin-like protein KIN-14I — MAASTEGAFSFSVASVVEDVLQQHGNRSRGLDLDARRAEEAAIRRYEAAAWLRKVVGVVGAKDLPSEPSEEEFRLGLRSGILLCTALNKIQPGAVQKVVESPCDPALIPDGAALSAYQYFENLRNFLVAVQEMGMPTFEASDLEQGGKSSRIVNCVLALKSYSEWKRTGGNGIWKFGGNVKSTASGKQLVRKNSEPFTSSLSRCMSANEKSLSGVCSDAELNRMPSSSLGLLVRAILLDKKPEEVPNLVESILSKVVMEFEDHIAGQVELKKVNLKDSNISYGDKSLLKSTPSSMKMEQKIPTSLKKDDMIQMNKIHDEESESKFAKQKVIVDQQQKDVKMLRQNLSATKAGMQFMQMKFHEEMQNLGFHINGLAQAASGYHRVVEENRKLYNQVQDLKGSIRVYCRVRPFLPGQFNSLSSVEQIEEGSITVNTLAKNGKGRKSFHFNKVFGPSATQEEVFSDTQQLIRSVLDGYNVCIFAYGQTGSGKTYTMSGPKDLTEHSQGVNYRALNDLFLLAEQRKDTFCYDVSVQMIEIYNEQVRDLLTESLSKRLEIRNNSQTGLSVPDASLVRVSSKFDVIDLMTIGQRNRAVGATALNDRSSRSHSCLTVHVQGKDLTSGTILRGCMHLVDLAGSERVDKSEVTGDRLKEAQHINKSLSALGDVISSLAQKNVHVPYRNSKLTQLLQDSLGGQAKTLMFVHISPEPDAVGETVSTLKFAERVGTVELGAARVNKNSADVKELKEQISSLKAALARKEGEPFSMQQKQPGIPCGMQPSSFQPNFVSMQSPNGLRRPMEDVGNMENGQAQGNSAPRQKRQSMDLDELLGNSPPWPPICSPHQNNGEDDRELGSGEWVDKLMVNRLDPNNGAEDTIGRLVANSANMSDVLYQKYISDSSKYFPGKQHDLSSSKNQCVVNTADDLEEVDAATSDSSEPDFLWQFNHSKLGNFSNGVDSRVQKPDKKQVINPEIRTMIPKSGPSPSRKTVNGAGQGHYLPRNGRQTLETHRKTGIRK, encoded by the exons ATGGCGGCCTCGACTGAAGGTGCATTCTCTTTCTCTGTGGCGTCAGTAGTGGAAGATGTTCTGCAACAGCATGGAAACCGATCTCGTGGTCTCGATTTGGATGCTCGCAGAGCAGAAGAAGCTG CAATAAGAAGATATGAAGCAGCTGCATGGCTACGAAAAGTGGTTGGAGTGGTGGGTGCAAAAGATTTACCCTCGGAACCTTCAGAAGAAGAATTTAGGCTTGGTTTAAGAAGTGGAATACTTCTCTGCACAGCACTAAATAAAATTCAGCCTGGAGCTGTGCAAAAG GTTGTTGAAAGTCCATGTGACCCTGCTCTTATACCAGATGGTGCTGCATTGTCTGCTTACCAGTATTTTGAAAACTTAAGGAATTTTCTCGTAGCTGTGCAAGAGATGGGGATGCCTACTTTTGAAGCCTCTGATCTTGAGCAG GGCGGAAAATCGTCAAGAATTGTGAACTGTGTGTTGGCACTGAAGTCCTATAGTGAATGGAAACGGACAGGGGGAAATGGCATTTGGAAGTTTGGTGGAAATGTTAAATCCACTGCATCTGGAAAGCAACTTGTTCGCAAAAACTCTGAGCCATTCACAAGCTCTCTATCAAGGTGCATGTCCGCAAATGAGAAATCCTTGAGTGGCGTATGTAGTGATGCAGAATTAAATAGAATG CCTAGTTCTTCCTTGGGACTTCTCGTTCGAGCAATTTTATTGGATAAGAAGCCTGAAGAAGTTCCAAAT CTTGTTGAATCCATATTAAGTAAGGTTGTGATGGAGTTTGAGGATCATATTGCAGGACAAGTCGAATTG AAGAAGGTTAACCTCAAAGACTCCAATATTTCATATGGAGATAAATCTTTACTAAAAAGTACTCCGTCCAGTATGAAG ATGGAACAGAAGATACCAACATCACTAAAGAAAGACGATATGATACAAATGAACAAAATTCATGATGAGGAATCTGAAAGTAAATTTGCAAAGCAGAAAGTGATTGTTGACCAGCAGCAAAAAGACGTTAAG ATGCTGAGGCAAAATCTTTCTGCTACAAAAGCTGGTATGCAGTTTATGCAAATGAAATTCCATGAAGAAATGCAAAATCTTG gATTCCATATTAATGGGTTAGCTCAAGCTGCTTCTGGTTATCATAGAGTAGTTGAGGAAAATCGGAAGCTCTATAATCAAGTCCAGGATCTAAAGG GAAGCATTAGAGTATATTGTCGTGTGAGACCTTTTTTGCCGGGCCAGTTCAACTCATTGAGTAGTGTGGAACAAATTGAAGAAGGAAGTATTACAGTGAACACTTTAGCAAAGAATGGGAAAGGGCGAAAATCTTTCCACTTTAACAAAGTATTTGGTCCATCTGCGACTCAAG AGGAAGTTTTTTCAGACACACAACAACTAATAAGATCAGTACTTGATGGTTACAATGTTTGCATTTTTGCCTATGGACAAACTGGGTCTGGAAAAACATATACTATG AGTGGACCTAAGGATCTCACAGAGCATAGTCAAGGAGTGAATTACAGGGCTTTAAATGATTTGTTCCTACTCGCAGAACAAAGAAAGGATACTTTCTGTTATGACGTGTCTGTTCAGATGATTGAGATATACAATGAGCAAGTTAGAGATCTACTTACTGAAAGCCTAAGCAAAAGAT TAGAAATTCGTAACAATTCTCAAACTGGACTTAGTGTGCCAGATGCCAGCTTAGTTCGTGTCTCATCAAAATTTGATGTTATTGATCTGATGACCATTGGACAAAGAAATCGTGCAGTTGGTGCAACTGCACTCAACGACCGTAGCAGTCGTTCTCACAG CTGTTTAACGGTTCATGTTCAAGGAAAAGATTTGACTTCTGGAACTATTCTGCGCGGTTGCATGCATCTAGTTGATTTGGCTGGCAGTGAGAGAGTTGATAAATCTGAAGTAACCGGCGATAGACTCAAGGAGGCACAACATATTAATAAATCTCTTTCTGCGTTAGGTGATGTGATTTCCTCTCTTGCCCAGAAGAATGTGCATGTCCCCTATAGAAACAGCAAACTCACTCAATTGCTCCAAGATTCACTTG GAGGGCAAGCAAAGACTCTAATGTTTGTTCACATAAGCCCTGAACCTGATGCTGTCGGAGAGACCGTTAGTACACTTAAATTTGCCGAGCGTGTTGGCACTGTTGAGCTTGGTGCCGCTAGAGTGAATAAAAATTCTGCAGATGTTAAAGAGTTAAAGGAACAG ATTTCCAGTTTGAAAGCTGCCTTGGCAAGGAAAGAAGGAGAACCATTTTCAATGCAGCAAAAGCAACCTGGCATTCCATGTGGCATGCAGCCATCATCCTTTCAACCTAACTTTGTTAGCATGCAGTCGCCAAATGGCCTTCGGAGACCAATGGAAGATGTGGGCAATATGGAG AATGGACAGGCCCAGGGCAATTCTGCACCGAGGCAAAAAAGGCAAAGCATGGACCTAGATGAATTACTCGGAAATTCCCCTCCCTGGCCTCCAATCTGCAGCCCTCACCAAAACAATGGGGAGGATGATAGAGAATTGGGATCTGGCGAGTGGGTGGACAAACTCATGGTAAACAGGCTAGATCCTAATAATGGAGCTGAGGACACCATTGGGCGTTTGGTAGCTAACAGTGCCAACATGTCTGATGTCTTGTATCAGAAATATATATCAGATTCTTCCAAATATTTCCCTGGGAAACAACATGATCTATCCTCTTCCAAAAACCAGTGTGTTGTCAATACTGCCGATGATTTGGAAGAGGTTGACGCTGCAACAAGTGACTCATCTGAGCCAGATTTTCTCTGGCAGTTCAATCATTCTAAACTTGGTAACTTCAGTAATGGCGTTGATTCAAGAGTTCAGAAACCTGATAAAAAACAAGTCATAAATCCAGAAATCAG GACCATGATACCAAAATCAGGCCCATCACCATCTAGAAAAACTGTTAATGGAGCTGGTCAAGGCCATTATCTTCCCAGGAATGGAAGGCAGACTCTTGAAACACACCGTAAGACAGGAATTAGAAAGTAA